A portion of the Equus przewalskii isolate Varuska unplaced genomic scaffold, EquPr2 ChrUn-12, whole genome shotgun sequence genome contains these proteins:
- the BCL9 gene encoding B-cell CLL/lymphoma 9 protein isoform X7: protein MHSSNPKVRNSPSGNTQSSPKSKQEVMVRPPTVMSPSGNPQLDSKFSNQECNSADHIKSQDSQHTPHSMTPSNATVPRSSTPSHGQTTAPDPTPAQKTPAKVVYVFSTEMANKAAEAVLKGQVETIVSFHIQNISSSKTERSTAPLNTQISALRNDPKPLPQQPPAPANQDQNSSQNSRLQPTPPIPAPAPKPAAPPRPLDRESPGVENKLIPSVGSPASSTPLPPDGTGPNSTPNNRAVTPVSQGSNSSSADPKAPPPPPVSSGEPPTLGENPDGLSQEQLEHRERSLQTLRDIQRMLFPDEKEFTGGQSGGPQQNTGVLDGPQKKPEGPIQAMMAQSQSLGKGPGPRTDVGAPFGPQGHRDMPFSPDEMVPPSMNSQSGPIGPDHLDHMTPEQIAWLKLQQEFYEEKRRKQEQVVVQQCSLQDMMVHQHGPRGVVRGPPPPYQMTPSEGWGPGGAEPFADGINMPHSLPPRGMAPHPNIPGSQMRLPGFAGMINSEMEGPNVPNPASRPGLSGVSWPDDVPKIPDGRNFPPGQGVFSGPGRGERFPNPQGLSEEMFQQQLAEKQLGLPPGMSMEGIRPSMEMNRMIPGSQRHMEPGSNPIFPRIPVEGPLSPSRGDFPKGMPPQMGPGRELEFGMVPSGMKGDVSLNVNMGSNSQMIPQKMREAGAGPEEMMKLRPGGADMLPAQQKMVPLPFGGPPPPTASQSASVNIPGSLPSSTPYTMPPEPTLSQNPLSIMMSRMSKFAMPSSTPLYHDAIKTVASSDDDSPPARSPNLPSMNNMPGPNPVVPMPTLSPMGMTQPLSHSNQMPSPNAMGPSIPPHGVPMGPGLISHNPIMGHGTQEPPMVPQGRMGFPQGFPPVQSPPQQVPFPHNGPSGGQGNFPGGMGFPGEGPLGRPSNLPQSSADAALCKPGGPGAPDSFAVLGNSMPSVFTDPDLQEVIRPGATGIPEFDLSRIIPSEKPSQTLQYFPRGEVPGRKQPQGPGPGFSHMQGMMGEQAPRMGLALPGMGGPGPVGTPDIPLGTAPSMPGHNPMRPPAFLQQGMMGPHHRMMSPAQSTMPGQPTLMSNPAAAVGMIPGKDRGPAGLYTHPGPVGSPGMMMSMQGMMGPQQNIMIPPQMRPRGMAADVGMGGFSQGPGNPGNMMF from the exons AGCTGCAGAAGCTGTATTGAAGGGCCAGGTTGAAACTATTGTCTCTTTCCACATCCAGAACATCTCCAGCAGCAAGACAGAGAGAAGTACAGCCCCTCTG AACACACAGATATCTGCCCTCCGGAATGATCCGAAACCTCTCCCACAGcagcccccagctccagccaACCAGGACCAGAATTCTTCCCAGAATAGCAGACTGCAGCCAACTCCACCCATTCCGGCACCAGCACCCAAGCCTGCCGCACCCCCACGGCCCCTGGACAGGGAGAGTCCTGGGGTAGAAAACAAACTGATTCCTTCTGTAGGCAGCCCTGCCAGCTCCACTCCGCTGCCTCCAGACGGTACTGGGCCAAACTCAACGCCCAACAACCGAGCAGTGACCCCTGTCTCCCAGGGGAGCAATAGCTCTTCAGCAGATCCCAAAGCACCCCCGCCTCCACCAGTGTCCAGTGGAGAGCCCCCCACGCTGGGAGAGAACCCCGATGGACTGTCTCAGGAGCAGCTGGAACACCGGGAACGCTCCTTACAAACACTCAGAGATATCCAACGTATGCTTTTTCCTGATGAAAAAGAATTCACAGGAGGACAAAGTGGGGGACCCCAGCAGAATACTGGGGTATTAGACGGACCTCAGAAAAAACCAGAAGGGCCAATACAGGCCATGATGGCTCAATCCCAAAGCCTAGGTAAGGGACCTGGGCCCCGGACAGATGTGGGAGCTCCATTTGGCCCTCAAGGACATAGAGATATGCCCTTTTCTCCAGATGAAATGGTTCCGCCTTCCATGAACTCCCAGTCTGGGCCCATAGGACCCGACCATCTGGATCATATGACCCCTGAGCAGATAGCCTGGCTGAAACTGCAGCAGGAGTTCtatgaagagaagaggagaaagcaggaaCAAGTGGTGGTACAGCAGTGCTCCCTCCAGGACATGATGGTCCATCAGCATGGGCCTCGGGGAGTGGTCCGAGGGCCTCCCCCTCCGTACCAGATGACTCCCAGTGAAGGCTGGGGACCTGGGGGTGCAGAGCCGTTTGCTGATGGGATCAACATGCCACATTCTCTACCCCCGAGGGGCATGGCTCCCCACCCCAACATTCCAGGGAGCCAGATGCGCCTCCCTGGATTTGCAGGAATGATAAACTCTGAAATGGAGGGGCCAAATGTCCCCAACCCGGCGTCTAGACCAGGTCTTTCCGGAGTCAGTTGGCCAGATGATGTGCCAAAAATCCCAGATGGTCGAAACTTCCCACCTGGCCAGGGTGTCTTCAGTGGTCCTGGCCGAGGGGAACGCTTCCCAAACCCCCAAGGATTGTCTGAAGAGATGTTTCAACAGCAGCTGGCAGAGAAACAGCTGGGTCTCCCCCCAGGGATGAGTATGGAAGGCATCAGGCCCAGCATGGAGATGAATAGGATGATCCCAGGCTCCCAGCGACACATGGAGCCTGGGAGTAATCCCATTTTCCCTCGAATACCAGTTGAAGGCCCTCTGAGTCCTTCCAGGGGTGACTTTCCAAAAGGAATGCCCCCACAGATGGGCCCTGGTCGGGAACTTGAGTTTGGGATGGTTCCTAGTGGGATGAAAGGAGATGTCAGTCTAAACGTCAACATGGGATCTAACTCTCAGATGATACCTCAGAAGATGAGAGAGGCTGGGGCGGGCCCTGAGGAGATGATGAAATTACGCCCAGGTGGCGCAGACATGCTGCCAGCTCAGCAGAAGATGGTGCCCCTGCCATTTG gTGGCCCCCCACCTCCTACAGCCAGCCAGTCTGCCTCTGTGAATATCCCCGGAAGTCTTCCCTCTAGTACACCTTACACCATGCCTCCAGAGCCGACCCTTTCCCAGAACCCACTGTCTATTATGATGTCTCGAATGTCCAAGTTTGCAATGCCCAGTTCTACCCCGTTATACCATGATGCCATCAAGACTGTGGCCAGCTCAGATGACGACTCCCCTCCAGCTCGTTCTCCCAACTTGCCATCAATGAATAATATGCCAG GTCCTAACCCCGTGGTTCCGATGCCAACCCTCAGCCCAATGGGAATGACCCAGCCACTTTCTCACTCCAATCAGATGCCCTCTCCGAATGCCATGGGACCCAGCATACCTCCTCATGGGGTCCCAATGGGGCCTGGCTTGATATCACACAATCCTATCATGGGGCATGGGACCCAGGAACCTCCAATGGTACCTCAAGGACGGATGGGTTTCCCCCAGGGCTTCCCTCCAGTACAGTCTCCTCCACAGCAGGTCCCGTTCCCTCACAATGGCCCCAGTGGGGGGCAGGGCAACTTCCCAGGAGGTATGGGTTTCCCAGGAGAAGGCCCCCTTGGCCGTCCCAGCAACCTGCCCCAAAGTTCAGCAGATGCAGCACTTTGCAAGCCTGGAGGCCCAGGGGCTCCTGACTCCTTCGCTGTCTTGGGGAACAGCATGCCTTCAGTGTTTACAGACCCAGATCTGCAGGAGGTCATCCGACCTGGAGCCACCGGAATACCTGAGTTCGATCTGTCTCGCATTATTCCATCTGAGAAGCCTAGCCAGACACTGCAATATTTCCCTCGAGGGGAAGTCCCAGGCCGTAAACAGCCCCAGGGTCCTGGACCTGGGTTTTCGCACATGCAGGGGATGATGGGTGAACAAGCCCCCAGAATGGGACTAGCGTTACCTGGCATGGGAGGTCCAGGACCAGTGGGAACTCCGGACATCCCTCTTGGTACAGCTCCATCCATGCCAGGCCACAACCCAATGAGACCACCAGCCTTTCTCCAGCAAGGCATGATGGGACCTCACCATCGGATGATGTCACCAGCACAATCTACAATGCCTGGCCAGCCCACCCTGATGAGCAATCCAGCTGCTGCTGTGGGCATGATTCCTGGCAAGGATCGGGGGCCTGCTGGGCTCTACACACACCCTGGGCCTGTGGGCTCTCCAGGCATGATGATGTCCATGCAGGGCATGATGGGACCCCAACAGAACATCATGATCCCCCCACAGATGAGGCCCCGGGGCATGGCCGCTGACGTGGGCATGGGTGGATTTAGCCAAGGACCTGGCAACCCAGGAAACATgatgttttaa